A single genomic interval of Aureliella helgolandensis harbors:
- a CDS encoding nucleotide sugar dehydrogenase — protein sequence MRVSVFGMGYVGAVTGACLAQMGHEVIGVDPSAVKLDLISSGKSPILEEGLNELLAEMVKLGRLKVKSSCDQAVAESDVSLICVGTPSLPNGALQTRFVERVSEEIGEALRSKNAYHSVVVRSTVLPGTTASLVVPALEKASGLKAGRDFGISMHPEFLREGTSIADFYNPPMTVIGSSSKSEFDKLCGLYEGALSVSGERLHCSVSTAEAMKYGCNIFHALKITFANEMGMFCKRAEVDAREVMEILCRDNKLNISDKYMKPGFAFGGSCLPKDLRACINFGKKADVAMPMAEGILSSNRLQIEQASERIMAFGKRRISLLGISFKEATDDLRESPLVHLAEILIGKGYDVRIYDPNVKYASIFGSNKDFIDIELPHLKSVLVESEQALCHAEVLVYGHNAETYRKTIPMITPDQIVLDLANITSVDCVAGKYEGLYW from the coding sequence ATGAGAGTTTCAGTATTCGGGATGGGGTATGTTGGGGCTGTAACTGGAGCGTGTTTGGCCCAGATGGGACACGAAGTCATTGGAGTGGATCCTTCGGCAGTCAAGCTCGATCTAATCAGTTCAGGTAAAAGCCCAATTCTCGAAGAGGGATTGAATGAGCTATTAGCCGAAATGGTGAAGTTGGGGCGGTTGAAAGTGAAGTCTAGTTGCGACCAAGCGGTAGCCGAGAGTGATGTTTCGCTGATTTGCGTTGGCACACCCTCGCTTCCCAATGGCGCACTCCAAACACGTTTTGTAGAACGTGTGTCCGAAGAGATCGGCGAAGCTCTTCGCTCGAAAAATGCGTATCATTCGGTAGTAGTGAGATCAACGGTTCTTCCCGGGACCACAGCCAGTTTAGTAGTTCCTGCATTAGAAAAAGCGAGTGGTTTAAAAGCTGGACGTGACTTCGGGATCAGCATGCATCCTGAATTCTTGAGAGAAGGCACATCGATCGCTGACTTCTACAACCCTCCTATGACCGTAATTGGCTCCTCGTCAAAATCGGAGTTTGATAAGCTCTGTGGTCTATACGAAGGTGCGTTGAGTGTATCTGGCGAGCGTTTGCATTGCAGCGTATCCACGGCAGAGGCAATGAAGTATGGATGTAACATTTTTCACGCGTTGAAGATTACATTTGCAAACGAGATGGGGATGTTCTGCAAGCGTGCAGAGGTTGATGCACGTGAAGTGATGGAAATCCTTTGCAGAGACAATAAACTCAATATTTCCGATAAGTATATGAAGCCCGGGTTTGCATTTGGAGGAAGTTGCCTACCAAAAGATTTGCGAGCTTGCATTAATTTTGGAAAGAAAGCGGATGTCGCGATGCCAATGGCCGAAGGCATACTTAGCAGCAACCGCTTGCAGATAGAGCAAGCATCCGAGCGAATAATGGCTTTCGGTAAGCGCCGTATATCCTTACTCGGGATTAGTTTTAAAGAGGCGACTGATGATTTGCGGGAAAGCCCCCTGGTTCATCTGGCAGAAATACTGATTGGTAAGGGGTACGATGTCAGGATATACGATCCCAACGTAAAGTATGCGTCGATTTTCGGCTCAAACAAAGATTTTATTGACATTGAGCTTCCACACTTAAAGTCCGTGCTTGTTGAGTCGGAGCAAGCGTTATGCCATGCGGAAGTACTCGTTTATGGCCACAATGCCGAAACCTATCGTAAAACGATTCCGATGATTACTCCCGATCAAATTGTTTTAGACCTTGCGAATATCACCTCGGTAGACTGCGTAGCCGGGAAATACGAAGGATTGTACTGGTGA
- a CDS encoding exopolysaccharide transport family protein, with product MVTDRVNGTNGQRTNAQQQIVVARPVKGGPEPSGPNLSAALGSLRRWWWIGLPLGVLLGVAGAVAGWLAMVPKYAASAYLRIDSDNRPLLFETVDQAGGGVSGFKLYKSTQQQIMLTPFVLNAALRDGELSSLPIIAQHDDPVSWLQEKLEVTFPGDGEVMQVTLETQSPADCVKIVNGVVDAYMKEVVGNERSQRRQRLESLEIVHAEAESKVRIKRAELKSLATLLGTGDAESLTVAQQNALQQYGLMQEKLSTIQFALMQAEGEMKLASEFDQRLRTQAAELAADSQSEEGGLVAAREPQSDVSESLLRTPDVLRLEDDIARIQSQLTVMRASVGPGHPSARALTVELEARQELLDKRREYAREAALESLAKTNAESMLPLGQQQSATNRTPLGALTQQDLISRASHIEVLKQQEALLQEKVDVLSDETRKLGQSSIDVELMRAEIAGLEDVLQHVGGEIERTSIELKTASRIKLLSSADRAIAPDLKKRFAVAGAGGGLGLLLPLVLLVGWDLTRRKVDNLEGVSHSLSLSTFGTVPMVDRDPLVSPGQAKKGRDYQRAVELAEAIDSVAAMVLHRAAVEKRQVFMVSSALAGEGKSTISCQLSRSLAKSGKRVLLVDFDLRRPSLHSYLELSEGPGVSELLHGSTKLTHAIQETTTRNLHVITAGGELCSVTECESDGSLAALLNKLRSHYDLVIIDTPPVLPVIDARVIGKYTDGVIFTLVRDRSRLPNAARACDLLKSYGIAVLGTVVIGGRSTGYQGYYAYQNRSVERKPKLIEN from the coding sequence ATGGTTACAGACAGAGTCAACGGGACGAACGGCCAGCGAACAAACGCACAACAGCAAATCGTCGTAGCCCGACCCGTTAAAGGGGGGCCTGAACCAAGTGGTCCCAATTTGTCCGCAGCTCTAGGCTCCTTGCGACGTTGGTGGTGGATAGGTCTGCCGCTAGGGGTCTTGCTAGGAGTTGCTGGGGCCGTCGCTGGGTGGCTGGCCATGGTGCCAAAATATGCGGCCTCGGCCTACTTGCGGATCGATTCTGACAATCGTCCGCTGTTGTTTGAGACGGTCGATCAGGCTGGAGGTGGCGTATCGGGATTCAAGTTGTATAAGAGCACGCAGCAGCAAATAATGCTGACTCCCTTCGTGCTGAATGCGGCGCTGCGTGACGGTGAATTGTCCTCCCTGCCGATCATCGCGCAACATGATGATCCTGTTTCCTGGTTGCAGGAAAAGCTGGAAGTCACTTTTCCAGGGGATGGTGAGGTTATGCAAGTTACTTTGGAAACCCAGTCTCCCGCCGATTGCGTAAAAATTGTGAATGGGGTGGTAGACGCCTATATGAAGGAGGTGGTGGGGAACGAACGCAGCCAGCGACGCCAGCGATTGGAAAGCCTGGAAATAGTTCATGCGGAAGCGGAGAGCAAGGTTCGTATAAAGCGGGCTGAATTGAAATCCTTGGCTACACTTTTAGGTACGGGAGACGCGGAATCCCTGACCGTGGCCCAGCAGAATGCATTGCAGCAGTACGGTCTGATGCAAGAGAAGCTGAGTACGATTCAGTTTGCCTTGATGCAGGCCGAAGGAGAAATGAAACTGGCTTCAGAGTTTGACCAGCGTTTAAGGACCCAAGCTGCTGAATTGGCGGCCGACTCGCAATCGGAGGAAGGCGGGCTGGTTGCCGCACGTGAGCCTCAATCTGACGTTTCCGAATCGCTGCTGAGAACCCCTGACGTATTGCGGCTGGAGGATGATATTGCTCGTATCCAATCGCAATTGACAGTCATGCGAGCTTCGGTCGGCCCCGGCCACCCCAGTGCCCGAGCCCTGACTGTCGAGCTGGAAGCGCGGCAAGAGTTGCTGGACAAACGACGGGAGTATGCCCGGGAGGCTGCACTGGAATCGCTCGCCAAGACGAACGCAGAGTCTATGCTTCCACTGGGGCAGCAACAGTCTGCCACTAACCGAACTCCGTTGGGCGCACTCACTCAGCAAGATCTCATCAGCCGGGCTTCGCACATCGAAGTCTTGAAGCAGCAAGAAGCGTTGCTGCAAGAGAAAGTCGATGTCTTGTCAGACGAAACTCGCAAGCTGGGGCAATCGTCGATTGACGTCGAATTGATGAGGGCGGAAATTGCAGGACTGGAGGATGTTCTGCAACATGTAGGGGGCGAGATCGAGCGAACCAGCATCGAGCTCAAAACCGCTTCTCGTATCAAATTACTCAGTTCTGCCGATCGCGCGATCGCACCGGATCTCAAGAAACGATTTGCCGTGGCGGGCGCCGGGGGGGGGCTAGGGTTACTGTTGCCGTTGGTGCTGCTGGTTGGCTGGGATCTGACACGCCGCAAGGTAGACAATTTGGAGGGGGTCAGCCATTCGCTCTCGCTGTCGACCTTTGGTACGGTTCCCATGGTCGATCGCGATCCGTTGGTCTCTCCAGGCCAAGCCAAGAAGGGACGGGATTATCAGCGAGCGGTTGAGTTAGCTGAAGCCATTGATTCGGTAGCCGCCATGGTGCTGCACCGCGCGGCTGTGGAGAAACGCCAGGTGTTTATGGTCTCAAGCGCCTTGGCAGGCGAAGGGAAATCGACGATTTCCTGCCAATTGTCACGCAGTCTGGCCAAGTCTGGCAAACGGGTGTTGTTGGTCGATTTTGATCTGCGCCGGCCCTCGCTGCACAGTTATTTGGAGCTGAGTGAAGGACCTGGGGTATCGGAGCTGTTGCACGGTTCCACGAAACTGACCCATGCGATCCAGGAGACTACCACCCGCAATCTGCATGTGATTACGGCGGGTGGCGAATTGTGTTCGGTGACGGAGTGCGAATCGGACGGGAGTCTGGCGGCATTGCTCAATAAATTGCGATCCCACTACGATTTAGTGATCATCGACACCCCTCCCGTATTGCCTGTGATCGATGCGCGCGTAATTGGTAAATATACCGATGGCGTGATCTTCACGTTGGTGCGGGATCGATCGCGTCTGCCCAACGCGGCTAGGGCATGCGACCTGCTCAAATCGTACGGGATTGCTGTCTTGGGAACGGTAGTCATTGGCGGTCGTTCGACGGGCTATCAAGGCTACTACGCCTACCAAAATCGGAGTGTGGAGCGGAAGCCTAAGTTGATCGAGAATTGA
- a CDS encoding acyltransferase family protein, translating into MHPDNVVSQLPVPLSVRGAQVNGSVEILRLLAAWGIVWFHAGNTGRSIGYAGLPLFCVIMIALATNANSKGKTLATVVWRRAERLLVPWVIWSLLYAIAKVAEALVEHTAISHEFSWWMLSTGPSLHLWFLPFAFFSTSAAYLLVQALGRRSGRVLFWALVLTLPSLGYLSASIVSQGDLSIPFLQWCFAFPSVMLGMIVGIRGKRFDNAIIVGAILATALLAFMGGFLSWSIPFAIGGLAAMIGWVFPLPAGNSVRFLGELALPIYLIHPLIISLVSLTPIDQLAGDVQGVVVVCFSTVYAIVHVCIGVLAGRAAFSTQATAG; encoded by the coding sequence ATGCACCCAGACAATGTGGTATCACAGTTGCCTGTGCCGTTGAGCGTTCGAGGGGCTCAGGTAAACGGTTCGGTTGAAATATTGAGGCTGTTGGCTGCTTGGGGAATCGTTTGGTTTCACGCGGGAAACACTGGTCGCTCAATTGGATATGCAGGACTACCGCTGTTCTGTGTAATTATGATTGCACTGGCTACCAATGCCAATTCTAAGGGGAAAACGCTTGCAACAGTCGTATGGCGGCGCGCCGAGCGACTTTTGGTGCCGTGGGTAATTTGGTCACTACTCTATGCGATCGCGAAAGTTGCAGAAGCATTGGTCGAGCATACCGCCATTTCCCATGAGTTTTCCTGGTGGATGCTGAGTACAGGTCCGTCTCTGCACTTGTGGTTCCTTCCCTTCGCATTCTTCTCGACCTCCGCAGCATACCTACTGGTGCAGGCCTTGGGGAGGCGGAGTGGAAGAGTTCTCTTTTGGGCTCTTGTGTTGACTCTGCCCAGTTTGGGATACCTTAGTGCGAGTATTGTTAGTCAGGGCGACTTGTCGATTCCGTTCTTGCAATGGTGCTTCGCATTTCCATCAGTGATGTTAGGAATGATTGTGGGAATTCGGGGCAAACGGTTCGATAATGCGATCATTGTTGGGGCCATCCTAGCCACAGCCTTGTTAGCCTTCATGGGCGGATTCCTGTCGTGGTCCATTCCCTTTGCAATTGGTGGACTGGCCGCAATGATCGGCTGGGTTTTCCCCTTGCCAGCTGGGAATTCGGTTCGCTTCCTTGGGGAGCTTGCCTTACCGATTTACTTGATCCATCCGCTAATAATCTCGTTGGTCTCACTGACGCCCATTGACCAGCTAGCAGGCGATGTTCAAGGTGTAGTTGTGGTTTGCTTCTCAACCGTGTACGCCATCGTTCACGTATGCATAGGTGTCTTGGCGGGGAGGGCCGCGTTTAGTACCCAAGCTACTGCTGGTTAG
- a CDS encoding exosortase/archaeosortase family protein gives MTDSNPSQPAAVASSTNKSWWLVLIVVAFCGWMYADIFGWLARTWQTNPDYSHGWLVVLFSLYLLWAGRKKLASLSDSGSPLISDGLWWGVALLVAGLLLRLVGIYMRVLTFEALSLIPFLLGALGILLGRRAMLWALPALLFLVFTVPLPGFLAGRMSGGLQAVATSISTFFLQTAGVPAIADGNIISLSNGEIGVAEACSGLRMLYAFFALTVGACLVIDRSLIEKLAIGMAAVPIAIAVNCIRIVATGLAYEHFGAETAEKIFHDVAGWVMMPMGFAILLGGLAILERLIIDDGHRSQLGSAAAR, from the coding sequence ATGACTGATTCAAACCCATCCCAACCCGCTGCAGTCGCGTCATCCACCAATAAGTCGTGGTGGCTGGTCCTGATTGTGGTCGCCTTTTGTGGCTGGATGTATGCCGATATTTTTGGATGGCTGGCGCGGACTTGGCAAACCAATCCCGACTACTCGCATGGTTGGTTGGTGGTGCTCTTCTCGCTTTATCTACTTTGGGCCGGCAGAAAGAAGTTGGCCTCGCTTTCGGATTCTGGGAGCCCATTGATTTCCGATGGTCTGTGGTGGGGCGTAGCGCTGCTGGTGGCGGGGCTGTTGCTGCGGTTGGTCGGCATCTACATGCGAGTCTTGACCTTTGAGGCACTGTCACTCATACCGTTTTTGCTAGGGGCACTGGGGATTTTGCTAGGGCGCCGCGCGATGCTCTGGGCACTCCCGGCGCTGCTGTTCTTGGTCTTTACCGTTCCGCTGCCTGGATTCTTAGCGGGTCGCATGAGCGGGGGATTGCAGGCGGTGGCTACGAGCATTAGTACCTTCTTCTTGCAGACGGCAGGGGTACCAGCCATCGCGGATGGGAACATTATCTCACTCTCCAACGGAGAGATCGGCGTGGCGGAAGCCTGCAGCGGCCTGAGAATGCTGTATGCATTTTTTGCTCTAACGGTCGGCGCGTGCTTGGTCATTGATCGTAGTCTGATCGAAAAACTCGCGATTGGCATGGCTGCAGTACCCATTGCAATCGCGGTCAACTGCATTCGAATCGTCGCTACCGGTTTGGCGTATGAGCACTTCGGCGCGGAAACTGCCGAGAAGATATTTCACGATGTGGCGGGCTGGGTCATGATGCCGATGGGATTTGCGATCCTCTTGGGCGGGTTGGCCATCCTGGAACGATTGATTATTGACGACGGGCACCGATCTCAATTGGGATCGGCGGCGGCGCGATAG
- a CDS encoding glycosyltransferase, with protein MLTVIIPACNEESVIGDCLASLARQQEISNVEILIIANGCSDGTAAIGKSFNSAFAARGISLRVLSLPAGNKNQALNAGDAAARFPSRVYLDADVRCSPYLLSQINKILSAPSPTYASGTMQIDATGDLVGRCYAKIWKATPYIRDTIPGCGCYAVNGPGRQRWTDFPPIHSDDKFVRLHFNAQERVQATAAYYWPLPQGFRTLVRVRTRWTRGNLQLASRYPYLKKNDVRRFAIDGRFLGTLFTNPISTIVFSAIYTAALVTAALQLWKQQKDIKWDRARI; from the coding sequence ATGCTCACCGTGATTATTCCGGCATGCAATGAAGAGTCCGTAATCGGAGACTGTCTCGCAAGCCTAGCTCGCCAGCAAGAGATTTCAAACGTCGAAATCCTAATTATTGCCAATGGATGTAGTGACGGAACTGCAGCGATAGGAAAATCCTTCAATTCGGCATTTGCCGCTCGCGGCATATCCCTACGCGTCCTGTCGTTACCAGCAGGCAACAAGAATCAAGCCCTGAACGCGGGAGATGCTGCGGCGAGATTCCCCTCTCGCGTGTATCTCGATGCCGATGTTCGGTGCTCACCCTATTTGCTATCGCAAATCAACAAGATCCTTTCCGCCCCCTCCCCAACCTATGCAAGCGGGACCATGCAAATCGACGCTACAGGGGACCTCGTAGGAAGATGCTACGCCAAAATTTGGAAAGCCACTCCGTACATACGCGATACCATCCCCGGATGTGGTTGCTACGCAGTCAACGGTCCAGGCCGCCAACGCTGGACTGACTTTCCGCCCATCCATTCCGACGACAAATTCGTTCGCCTACACTTCAATGCGCAAGAGAGAGTGCAAGCAACTGCGGCTTACTACTGGCCCTTGCCTCAAGGATTCCGAACCCTGGTTCGAGTCCGCACCCGCTGGACACGCGGAAACCTGCAACTCGCATCCCGTTATCCGTATTTAAAGAAAAATGACGTTCGTAGATTTGCTATCGACGGTCGCTTTTTGGGGACGCTTTTTACGAACCCCATCTCGACGATCGTATTTTCTGCTATCTATACGGCAGCCCTAGTTACCGCTGCATTGCAGCTTTGGAAACAGCAGAAGGACATAAAGTGGGACCGCGCACGAATCTGA
- a CDS encoding exosortase C-terminal domain/associated protein EpsI — protein sequence MMNTFSARATVMIACLAITWGTVSYVQSGYDFTVESPPIDPSQIPLKLGEWVGEEVEIRDDTIRVLHADSFINRIYRDSLGREIGVHIAIWSRASEVGESTPHHPQVCYPAAGWEVMSRRSRQTAAEPESEMEMPVELIQFQRKDETVVTCHWYQMGEDRFHSPEEARAMFYRLWGEKTWPCTIKVLLQGRFSSLETAERPMQEFADLLNQEMWATASKHQP from the coding sequence ATGATGAATACGTTCAGCGCGCGGGCGACGGTTATGATCGCTTGCTTGGCGATTACCTGGGGAACGGTCAGCTACGTGCAATCGGGCTACGATTTCACGGTGGAGTCGCCACCGATCGATCCCTCACAGATTCCGCTCAAGCTGGGAGAGTGGGTGGGAGAAGAGGTGGAGATTCGCGATGACACAATCCGCGTCTTGCACGCGGACTCCTTCATCAATCGCATCTATCGCGATTCTTTAGGTCGCGAGATTGGTGTGCATATCGCCATTTGGTCGCGCGCCAGTGAAGTGGGGGAGTCGACCCCGCACCACCCTCAGGTCTGTTACCCAGCCGCTGGTTGGGAAGTCATGTCGCGGCGTAGCCGGCAAACCGCTGCGGAACCCGAATCGGAAATGGAGATGCCCGTTGAGTTGATCCAATTCCAACGCAAGGATGAAACGGTGGTGACCTGCCATTGGTACCAGATGGGCGAGGATCGCTTCCATAGTCCCGAGGAGGCACGGGCGATGTTCTATCGGCTATGGGGAGAGAAGACTTGGCCCTGCACCATCAAGGTTTTGCTGCAGGGGCGATTTAGTTCCCTGGAAACCGCGGAGCGACCGATGCAGGAATTCGCCGATTTGCTCAACCAAGAGATGTGGGCCACGGCCAGCAAGCATCAGCCATAG
- a CDS encoding CatB-related O-acetyltransferase — MDANSNSSWPELKQSRTATALFQLAGMLRLCKRWTIARHLITSICKLEGGETFSPTARKFLANYYGVHIGSYSYGGVFKPGAFPAKTYVGRYSSIAAGVRCIERNHPYNRVSTSSFFYEPNLGIVSESQLPAYEPIYIGHDVWIGWNAILLPGCRRIGNGAIIGAGAIVTSNVPPYAIVAGSPAKILKYRFNPELIESLEATNWWQLTPQQLREHRELFCCTIDMASISRLAACGTSSPPTPDRRSVSDEVQS; from the coding sequence ATGGACGCAAATAGCAATTCGAGCTGGCCGGAGCTCAAGCAGTCGCGAACTGCAACTGCGTTATTCCAGCTAGCTGGAATGTTAAGGCTGTGCAAACGCTGGACGATTGCAAGACACTTGATCACCTCGATTTGCAAACTTGAGGGCGGAGAAACTTTCTCTCCCACCGCAAGAAAATTCTTGGCAAATTACTATGGGGTACATATTGGCAGCTACAGCTACGGAGGTGTATTCAAGCCAGGTGCGTTTCCGGCAAAGACATATGTCGGACGCTACAGCTCCATCGCGGCAGGAGTCAGGTGTATTGAACGCAACCATCCCTATAACAGGGTTTCAACTTCGTCCTTCTTTTACGAACCCAACCTCGGAATTGTATCCGAGAGCCAACTTCCGGCCTACGAGCCAATCTACATAGGCCACGACGTCTGGATTGGCTGGAATGCGATACTACTGCCTGGATGCCGGAGAATTGGTAACGGAGCCATCATTGGAGCCGGCGCCATTGTGACCAGTAACGTACCTCCCTACGCCATCGTGGCCGGTTCTCCTGCAAAGATATTAAAGTATCGCTTCAATCCTGAACTGATCGAATCATTGGAGGCAACCAACTGGTGGCAACTGACTCCTCAACAGCTTAGAGAGCATCGAGAATTGTTCTGCTGCACAATTGACATGGCTTCCATTTCTCGCCTAGCAGCTTGCGGAACATCCAGTCCTCCAACACCTGACAGACGATCCGTCTCAGATGAAGTCCAAAGTTAG
- a CDS encoding PEP-CTERM sorting domain-containing protein, producing MKSVCLTSLSLALALCTWLPGVASAEMIYQANFNSGSLDNTKWTTYSSVTGVNGGYLAIYDSDPAHGKSLFMDSKTLPGTANYNHATLAVNVSGYSQMSLVFDSFTFYDFNDVLGTAPFTGTKNGDGIAISTDNNNWLPIWSPASGAASMGWTPGTTVLVSDALTSNGIADGSVSTLYIRFQQYDTYQDNGQLSSDGRAWDNIALSGTSAGAAVPEPTTGVLAGLGLLSLCGVRVSRRRR from the coding sequence ATGAAATCCGTTTGCCTTACTTCACTGAGTCTCGCACTAGCCCTATGCACCTGGCTACCCGGTGTGGCCAGTGCGGAAATGATCTACCAAGCCAATTTCAACTCGGGCTCACTGGACAACACAAAATGGACAACTTACAGCTCAGTGACTGGAGTTAACGGCGGATACCTGGCAATCTACGATTCGGACCCTGCCCATGGCAAGTCGCTTTTCATGGACAGCAAGACATTGCCGGGAACAGCTAACTACAACCACGCTACACTTGCAGTCAATGTTTCTGGCTACAGCCAAATGTCGCTGGTCTTCGATTCTTTTACCTTCTACGACTTTAACGATGTGCTGGGCACTGCCCCGTTCACCGGAACGAAGAATGGCGATGGCATCGCGATCAGCACCGACAACAACAATTGGCTGCCAATCTGGAGTCCAGCCAGCGGCGCTGCCTCCATGGGCTGGACGCCAGGGACGACCGTCCTGGTTTCCGATGCACTTACGAGCAACGGAATTGCAGATGGCTCAGTAAGCACCCTATACATCCGATTCCAACAATACGACACCTACCAAGACAATGGCCAACTCAGTTCCGACGGACGCGCTTGGGACAACATCGCGCTCAGCGGCACGTCTGCCGGAGCAGCCGTTCCGGAACCGACAACGGGAGTTCTAGCTGGCCTGGGCCTGCTAAGCCTGTGTGGCGTGCGTGTTTCGCGCCGCCGTCGCTAG
- a CDS encoding glycosyltransferase family 4 protein — MNASERTERQPHIVILVENLPVPFDRRVWMESLALTNAGYRISVVSPMAPDDEVANREIDGIHVYRYPPPALTRGKLSFIREFAYCYWQTRKLLAKIWQESKFDVIHSCNPPDTFWHIAKSYKTRGVKFVFDHHDLCPELYESKFDRKDFLYRALLWLEKKQFQTADGVIATNESYKRIAVARGGKEESDVAVVRSGPLLSRFERGLPVPELRRGREKLVVYLGVMGAQDGVDYALRAVRYAIDDGLKDTSFTFIGSGDEFDNLIRLTESLDLAGVVHFTGRISDSDLKQYMSTADLGIAPDPKNPLNDVSSMNKIVEYMAMELPLVSFDLVESRCTAGEAAVYVSGDSEQGMADAMRMLLSDPAKRQEMGRIGRARVEEMLAWDYSRQVLVDFYDKLLGRLPVSNSRVD, encoded by the coding sequence GTGAATGCCTCTGAACGCACCGAGCGGCAGCCTCATATTGTCATACTTGTTGAAAACCTACCAGTGCCCTTTGATCGTAGGGTCTGGATGGAGTCTCTTGCACTAACCAACGCTGGCTATCGCATTAGTGTAGTGTCACCCATGGCACCCGATGATGAAGTTGCCAATCGCGAAATCGATGGCATTCACGTCTATCGGTATCCTCCACCAGCACTGACACGCGGCAAACTGAGCTTCATCCGCGAGTTTGCGTATTGCTACTGGCAGACTCGTAAGTTGTTAGCGAAGATTTGGCAAGAATCGAAGTTCGACGTAATTCACTCGTGCAATCCACCTGATACTTTCTGGCATATCGCGAAGTCATATAAGACGCGTGGTGTGAAATTCGTCTTTGACCATCATGATCTTTGCCCTGAGCTCTACGAGTCTAAGTTCGACCGAAAGGACTTTTTGTATAGAGCTCTTTTGTGGCTGGAGAAAAAACAATTTCAAACTGCGGATGGTGTTATTGCGACCAATGAGAGTTATAAACGCATTGCGGTAGCGCGCGGAGGTAAGGAAGAGTCTGATGTCGCAGTAGTGCGATCCGGTCCTTTGCTTAGCCGCTTCGAACGCGGATTGCCGGTTCCCGAGTTGCGGCGTGGTCGTGAAAAACTGGTTGTCTATTTGGGAGTTATGGGGGCGCAAGATGGGGTGGACTACGCGCTTCGTGCGGTTCGCTACGCAATTGATGATGGATTGAAGGACACGAGCTTTACGTTTATTGGAAGTGGGGACGAGTTTGATAATTTGATTCGTCTGACGGAAAGCTTGGATCTTGCTGGGGTTGTGCATTTTACAGGTCGGATTTCAGATTCAGACCTTAAGCAGTACATGTCCACAGCCGACTTGGGGATTGCGCCTGACCCTAAGAATCCATTGAATGACGTGAGTTCTATGAACAAGATCGTCGAGTATATGGCGATGGAGCTGCCTTTAGTTAGTTTTGATCTTGTGGAGTCTCGGTGCACCGCTGGCGAGGCTGCTGTTTATGTTAGTGGGGATAGCGAGCAGGGAATGGCGGACGCAATGCGGATGCTTCTAAGTGATCCTGCGAAACGGCAGGAGATGGGGAGGATTGGTCGAGCTAGAGTCGAGGAAATGTTGGCATGGGATTACAGTCGGCAGGTGCTTGTAGACTTTTATGACAAGCTCCTGGGGCGTTTGCCAGTCAGTAACTCTCGTGTTGATTAG
- a CDS encoding glycosyltransferase: protein MISIIIPAYNEASVITRTLKSVAQALTAEPGEIIVVCNGCRDETFDIASSFGEQVRVFNIEQGSKIAALNLGDEQAQGFPRFFLDADIELSPNALHDTSKVLREGRIHAAAPRMKCNTAQSSWMVRSFYRTWLDRPYHRLGHVGSGFVGISEIGRSRFEQFPNIIADDEFVRRQFTPQERAVIDSATFTIRAPHDVRSLIKVKTRARLGTLQLNATHPELQMNAKAQAENNRDSVHSANNETSERNWIDKAAYGFVVLTSRYRARRQFARAQFTTWERDETSRQ from the coding sequence ATGATTTCCATAATAATACCGGCATACAACGAAGCCTCTGTAATAACCAGGACACTGAAAAGCGTCGCCCAAGCCCTAACCGCTGAACCGGGCGAAATCATTGTGGTTTGCAATGGCTGTAGAGACGAAACCTTCGACATAGCCAGTAGCTTTGGAGAGCAGGTACGAGTTTTCAACATCGAGCAAGGATCTAAAATTGCTGCGCTCAACCTGGGTGATGAACAGGCTCAAGGTTTCCCTCGATTTTTCCTAGACGCAGACATTGAGCTGTCCCCCAATGCACTACACGATACGTCGAAGGTACTACGCGAGGGCAGAATACACGCTGCCGCACCTAGAATGAAATGCAATACCGCACAATCTTCCTGGATGGTACGCAGCTTCTACCGCACTTGGCTGGACCGTCCCTACCATCGACTGGGCCACGTGGGAAGCGGATTTGTTGGTATTAGTGAAATTGGACGTTCACGTTTCGAACAATTCCCCAACATTATTGCCGACGATGAATTCGTCAGGCGCCAGTTCACACCGCAGGAACGAGCTGTTATTGATTCGGCTACGTTTACAATTCGCGCCCCGCACGATGTACGATCCTTGATTAAAGTTAAGACCCGTGCACGTCTAGGAACTCTGCAGTTGAATGCAACGCATCCGGAATTGCAAATGAATGCGAAAGCACAAGCAGAGAACAACAGAGACTCCGTACACTCCGCTAACAATGAAACTAGCGAGCGCAATTGGATTGACAAAGCTGCGTACGGGTTTGTGGTACTGACGTCGCGATATCGAGCGCGGAGACAATTTGCTCGAGCTCAATTCACGACCTGGGAACGCGATGAGACGAGCCGACAATAA